The Polyangium aurulentum genomic interval CACCCGCGTGGGAGCTTGTCCCCGTGAGCGGCCAGGGCTGGAAAATCCTCATCGTGGACGGCAGCGCCGCTGCACGGGCCGAGCTCATCGGCATGCTCGCGCAGGGCTCGGCGCGCCGGTACGACATCGTCGAGGCCGAAACAGGCTCGGCCGGGGTCGCGCTCAGCGCGGAAGGCGCCGCGCCCGATTGCTTGCTCCTCGCGGACGAGCTGCCCGACATGGACGCGCTCGGCGTGCTCTCGGGGCTGCGCGGCGAGCGGGAGACGCTGCCATTTCCCGTGGTCGTCCTGGGCGACGGCGCCGGGCCCGCGCGGGACACCGGACGCGCGCTCTTGCGGGCCGGCGCCATGGAGCTCGGCGGAAAGGCGTGGATGAGCCCGCAGGCGTTGACCCGCGCCGTCGAGAACGCCGTCGATCGGTTCGGATTGCTGAGCGCGACCGAGGGCGCGCAGCGGGGGCTCGAGCGCGAGCGGCTCGTCGAGGCGCAATTCGAGGCCGTGATCGACGCGATGACCGACGGGGTGGTCGTCTTCGACGTGGCCGGGAACGTCGTCCTGCTCAACGAGGCGGAGGCCAGGATCAACGGCTTCGAGAGCGCCGAGGCGATGCGGCGCGATCTGTCCTTTTTCGCGACGATCTTCGAGCTGTCTTCCAGCGACGGGCAGCCCGTTCCGGTGGAATCGTGGCCGGTGTCGCGCGTCTTGCGGGGCGAGACGGTCACGGATTGGCAGCTCCGCGCTCGCAGGCTCGATACCGGGCAAGAGTGGTGGATCAATTTCAGCGGAGCGCCCGTCCGCGACCCGAACGGAGACCTGGTGCTCGGCGTCGTCATCACGCGCGACATCACGAGCGAAAAGCGCGTCGAGGCGGCCCTGCGCGAGAGCGAGGCTCGTTTTCGCGCGCTCGCCGATAACATGTCCCAGTTCGCCTGGATCGGCGACGAGAAGGGCTGGCTCTTCTGGTACAACCAGCGCTGGTTCGATTACACCGGCACGACGCTCGAGCAGATGCAGGGCTGGGGCTGGAAGCAGGTCCATCACCCCGACCACGTCGACCGCGTCGTCTCGAAGCTCGCGCGCCACATCGAGACCGGGGAGGAGTGGGAGGACACGTTCCCCCTGCGCGGCAAGGACGGCTCGTATCGCTGGTTTTTATCGCGGGCCGTGCCCATTCGCGACGACGCGGGGAAGATCGTCCTTTGGTTCGGGACCAATACGGACATCACCGCGCAGCGCAACGCCGAGGAGGCGCTCCGGGAGGCCGACCGGCGAAAGGACGCCTTTCTGGCCATGCTCGCCCACGAGCTGCGCAATCCCCTCGCGCCCGTCCGCACCGCGATCCACATCCTCCGCAAGGTCGGCTCGCCCGAGCCCGTGGCGGTGCGGGCCCGGGACATCATCGATCGCCAGGTGACGCACATGGCCCGGCTGATCGACGACCTGCTCGACGTCTCCCGCATCAGCCGCGGCAAGCTCCAGCTCCGCACGGAGCGCTGCGACCTCGCCCAGATCGTCCGGCAAACCCTCGACGATTACCGCGCGAACCTCGAATCCGAGGGGCTCGCATTGACGGTGAGCGAGCCGCGGGAGTCCCTCTGGGTCGACGGCGACCCGACGCGGCTCGTGCAGATGGTCGGCAATCTCTTGAACAACGCGACCCGGTTCACCGAGCCGGGCGGCCGGGTGACCGTGCGCGTCGAGGAGGACCGAGCCCATGAGGCCGCCGTCGTGACGATCGAGGACACGGGCATTGGAATGGAGCCGGCGCTCCTGTCGCGCCTCTTCGATCCATTCAGCCAGGCGGAGCAGGGCATCGATCGGAAGAAGGGAGGGCTCGGGCTCGGGCTGGCATTGACCAAGGGCCTCGTCGAGCTGCACGGCGGGGAGGTGGTGGCCCGAAGCGAGGGGCTGGGGCGGGGCTCCACGTTCACGCTGCGGCTGCCCCTGGCGTCGGGGGCTGCGAAGCCGGCCGAGCCGCGCGCCAGCTCGACCTCGGCGAGCGGGCTGCGTGTTCTCATCATCGAGGACAACGAGGACGCGGCCGAGACCCTGGCCGAATTGCTGTCCCTCGCCGGCCATCAGGTGAAGGTGGCGTTCGAGGGTCGCACGGGAATCGACGCCGCTCGCGCGGCCCGGCCCGACGTGGTGATCTCCGACATCGGATTGCCAGGCGGGACCGACGGCTATGCGGTGGCGCGGGCGCTGCGGGGCGCGCCGTCCCTCGCGCCGGCCTTTTTGATCGCGCTCTCCGGCTATGCCCAGGAGGAGGACCTGCGCCGATCGCGG includes:
- a CDS encoding PAS domain S-box protein — encoded protein: MSGQGWKILIVDGSAAARAELIGMLAQGSARRYDIVEAETGSAGVALSAEGAAPDCLLLADELPDMDALGVLSGLRGERETLPFPVVVLGDGAGPARDTGRALLRAGAMELGGKAWMSPQALTRAVENAVDRFGLLSATEGAQRGLERERLVEAQFEAVIDAMTDGVVVFDVAGNVVLLNEAEARINGFESAEAMRRDLSFFATIFELSSSDGQPVPVESWPVSRVLRGETVTDWQLRARRLDTGQEWWINFSGAPVRDPNGDLVLGVVITRDITSEKRVEAALRESEARFRALADNMSQFAWIGDEKGWLFWYNQRWFDYTGTTLEQMQGWGWKQVHHPDHVDRVVSKLARHIETGEEWEDTFPLRGKDGSYRWFLSRAVPIRDDAGKIVLWFGTNTDITAQRNAEEALREADRRKDAFLAMLAHELRNPLAPVRTAIHILRKVGSPEPVAVRARDIIDRQVTHMARLIDDLLDVSRISRGKLQLRTERCDLAQIVRQTLDDYRANLESEGLALTVSEPRESLWVDGDPTRLVQMVGNLLNNATRFTEPGGRVTVRVEEDRAHEAAVVTIEDTGIGMEPALLSRLFDPFSQAEQGIDRKKGGLGLGLALTKGLVELHGGEVVARSEGLGRGSTFTLRLPLASGAAKPAEPRASSTSASGLRVLIIEDNEDAAETLAELLSLAGHQVKVAFEGRTGIDAARAARPDVVISDIGLPGGTDGYAVARALRGAPSLAPAFLIALSGYAQEEDLRRSREAGFDAHLAKPPDLKQLEALLAGVQRRD